Proteins encoded in a region of the Leifsonia sp. PS1209 genome:
- a CDS encoding GTP pyrophosphokinase family protein, with translation MVPESFHVDHNGPLLSSRAIEALQNIDPATLDEVQAFNTDFARFIMPYKFGIDEISTKVSILREEFAELHDYNPIEHINSRLKSAESIEQKIVRKECEPSFDAIREAITDIAGIRIVCSFVSDVYHVFELLSAQADVNVLRVKDYIAHPKPNGYKSLHAIVEVPVFLSGGPIAVPVEVQIRTVAMDFWASLEHKIYYKYDGEVPDELLRDLTDAAVKANQLDITMESLHRQVRNHGGNQYTLPIAI, from the coding sequence ATGGTTCCGGAGTCCTTTCACGTCGATCACAACGGCCCGCTGCTGTCGTCCAGGGCCATCGAGGCTCTGCAGAACATCGACCCGGCGACTCTGGATGAGGTGCAGGCGTTCAACACGGACTTCGCGCGGTTCATCATGCCCTACAAGTTCGGCATCGACGAGATCTCCACCAAGGTGTCGATCCTCCGCGAAGAGTTCGCCGAGCTGCACGACTACAACCCGATCGAGCACATCAACAGCAGGCTCAAGTCGGCGGAGAGCATCGAGCAGAAGATCGTCCGCAAAGAGTGCGAGCCGTCATTCGACGCGATCAGGGAGGCGATCACCGACATCGCGGGCATCCGGATCGTCTGCAGCTTCGTCTCCGACGTCTACCACGTGTTCGAGTTGCTCTCCGCGCAGGCGGACGTGAACGTGCTGCGGGTGAAGGACTACATCGCGCACCCGAAGCCCAACGGCTACAAGAGCCTGCACGCGATCGTCGAGGTCCCGGTGTTCCTGTCCGGCGGGCCGATCGCGGTGCCCGTCGAGGTGCAGATCCGCACGGTCGCGATGGACTTCTGGGCGAGCCTCGAACACAAGATCTACTACAAGTACGACGGCGAGGTGCCGGATGAGCTGCTGCGCGACCTCACCGACGCCGCCGTGAAGGCGAACCAGCTCGACATCACGATGGAGAGCCTGCACCGCCAGGTGCGCAACCACGGCGGCAACCAGTACACGCTGCCGATCGCGATCTAG
- a CDS encoding MFS transporter has translation MSTPPSANGSDAERGKQPAPVNTDALVTSTSPLFVDSSAERRIPRRQVVSWALWDWGGAAFNAVITTFVFTVYLTGSLFVDPALVVARDAETDLKGPAHAAVTAAEAPLSSGLGWGLAIAGIVVALIAPVLGQRTDGSGRRKLWLGINTGVVVVMTALMFFVVGEPSYFLFGVVLVAVGTIFYEIATVNYNAMLVQVSTPKTVGRVSGFGWGAGYLGGIVLLLIVYFGLVTGNDDGTGGMLHVTEDAGLNIRIIALIAAAWTLIFSLPVLIAVPEMPIGSRRPRVGFFQSYGVLVRDIGTLWKESRNTVLFLIASALFRDGLVGVFTFGGILAQGTFGFSSGDVIIFAIAANVVAGISTFVSGRFDDRFGAKPVIVTSLVGLVIAGLAVFFAHDLGATAFWIGGLVLCLFVGPAQSASRTFLARVTPAGREGEVFGLYATTGRAVSFLAPLLFATFVAVGGAQYWGILGIVLVLAAGLALLIPVRATK, from the coding sequence ATGAGCACTCCCCCGAGCGCGAACGGCAGCGACGCCGAGCGCGGCAAGCAGCCGGCGCCCGTGAACACCGACGCCCTGGTCACCTCGACCTCTCCGCTGTTCGTGGACAGTTCGGCCGAGCGGCGCATCCCGCGTCGTCAAGTGGTGTCGTGGGCGCTGTGGGACTGGGGCGGCGCGGCGTTCAACGCGGTCATCACCACATTCGTGTTCACCGTCTATCTGACCGGCAGCCTGTTCGTCGACCCCGCCCTCGTCGTCGCCCGGGATGCGGAGACCGACCTCAAAGGACCGGCCCACGCCGCCGTCACCGCGGCAGAGGCCCCGCTGTCGAGCGGGCTCGGCTGGGGGCTCGCCATCGCGGGCATCGTGGTCGCCCTGATCGCGCCGGTGCTCGGGCAGCGCACCGACGGGTCCGGCAGGCGCAAGCTGTGGCTCGGCATCAACACCGGCGTGGTCGTGGTGATGACCGCGCTGATGTTCTTCGTGGTCGGCGAGCCGAGCTACTTCCTGTTCGGAGTGGTCCTGGTGGCCGTCGGCACGATCTTCTACGAGATCGCGACGGTCAACTACAACGCGATGCTGGTGCAGGTCTCCACGCCGAAGACGGTCGGCAGGGTCAGCGGCTTCGGCTGGGGCGCGGGATACCTGGGCGGCATCGTCCTGCTCCTCATCGTCTACTTCGGTCTCGTCACCGGCAACGACGACGGCACGGGCGGGATGCTCCACGTCACCGAGGATGCCGGCCTCAACATCCGGATCATCGCGCTGATCGCCGCCGCCTGGACGCTGATCTTCTCGCTGCCGGTGCTCATCGCCGTGCCGGAGATGCCGATCGGCTCCCGCCGTCCGCGCGTCGGGTTCTTCCAGTCGTACGGCGTGCTGGTGCGCGACATCGGGACGCTGTGGAAGGAGAGCAGGAACACGGTGCTCTTCCTGATCGCGTCCGCGCTGTTCCGCGATGGGCTGGTCGGGGTGTTCACGTTCGGCGGCATCCTCGCCCAAGGCACGTTCGGGTTCAGCAGCGGCGACGTCATCATCTTCGCCATCGCGGCCAACGTGGTCGCGGGCATCAGCACCTTCGTGTCCGGCCGGTTCGACGACCGGTTCGGCGCGAAACCGGTGATCGTCACCTCCCTGGTCGGCCTCGTGATCGCCGGGCTGGCGGTGTTCTTCGCGCACGACCTCGGCGCGACGGCGTTCTGGATCGGCGGCCTCGTTCTGTGCCTGTTCGTCGGGCCGGCGCAGTCGGCGAGCAGGACGTTCCTCGCGAGGGTCACGCCCGCCGGCCGCGAGGGCGAGGTGTTCGGGCTGTACGCGACCACTGGACGCGCCGTGTCGTTCCTCGCGCCGCTGCTGTTCGCGACGTTCGTCGCGGTCGGCGGCGCGCAGTACTGGGGCATCCTCGGGATCGTGCTGGTGCTGGCCGCGGGCCTCGCCCTCCTCATCCCGGTGCGCGCTACGAAGTAA
- a CDS encoding YciI family protein: MSKYMLILRPTEAAAAAFANVDFTEVLDAMGRFNDELIRAGVLLAAEGLADPSEGVVVDFTGEAPVVTDGPYGETRELFNGYYILDVASVQEAVEWAKRAPMTSGSIIEIRRVPSIDEFPQDNEWIQKERAWREQTGQL; encoded by the coding sequence ATGTCCAAGTACATGCTCATCCTGCGGCCCACCGAGGCTGCTGCGGCGGCTTTCGCGAACGTCGACTTCACCGAGGTCCTGGATGCGATGGGCCGGTTCAACGACGAGCTCATCCGGGCCGGCGTGCTGCTGGCCGCCGAGGGTCTCGCCGACCCGAGCGAGGGCGTGGTCGTCGACTTCACCGGGGAGGCGCCGGTGGTCACCGACGGTCCGTACGGGGAGACGCGCGAGCTGTTCAACGGCTACTACATCCTCGACGTCGCCTCTGTGCAGGAGGCCGTCGAGTGGGCGAAGCGGGCGCCGATGACGTCCGGCAGCATCATCGAGATCCGCCGTGTGCCGTCGATCGACGAGTTCCCCCAGGACAACGAGTGGATCCAGAAGGAACGCGCCTGGCGCGAGCAGACCGGGCAGCTCTGA
- a CDS encoding NUDIX domain-containing protein, translating to MPHPVIIVSAVAFVREDGHVLTVRKRGTSRFMLPGGKPEPGESAAEAAVREVREEVGIRLAIDELRLLGAWEADAANEPGHTLDATVYAADLTGVPVAAAEIAELRWSDPADPLGDLAPLLRDRVIPALALLPDDRV from the coding sequence ATGCCGCACCCCGTGATCATCGTGTCCGCCGTCGCGTTCGTCAGGGAGGACGGGCACGTGCTCACGGTGCGCAAGCGGGGAACATCCCGGTTCATGCTGCCCGGCGGCAAGCCGGAGCCCGGCGAGTCCGCGGCTGAGGCCGCGGTGCGGGAGGTGCGCGAGGAGGTGGGCATCCGGCTTGCCATCGACGAACTCCGGCTGCTGGGCGCGTGGGAGGCCGACGCCGCGAACGAACCGGGCCACACGCTCGACGCGACGGTGTACGCGGCCGACCTCACGGGCGTGCCGGTGGCCGCGGCGGAGATCGCCGAGCTGCGCTGGTCGGACCCGGCCGACCCGCTGGGCGACCTCGCCCCGCTCCTCCGCGACCGCGTCATCCCCGCGCTCGCGCTGCTCCCCGACGATCGAGTCTGA
- a CDS encoding C39 family peptidase — protein MNPRASSFPYESQWGDPRCNEALIVRGEDPAAFHDWMLDGYATADEYRYWARNVCGLACLRSVVRVWRPSAADATMRELIDGAMDAGALVPEEHTVRGLYYRPFLSWIADEFGLDGEVVEGVTAREHFSAVAPGVVAIASVAPEIRYPDRPNERVGGHLVLVHGFDGETVSFHNPSGIGRTAADASLPVDEFERFYAGRGMLLRD, from the coding sequence GTGAATCCGCGGGCTTCGTCGTTCCCGTACGAGTCGCAGTGGGGCGACCCGCGCTGCAACGAGGCGCTGATCGTCCGCGGCGAGGACCCGGCGGCCTTCCACGACTGGATGCTCGACGGGTACGCGACCGCCGACGAGTACCGCTACTGGGCGCGCAACGTCTGCGGCCTGGCCTGCCTCCGTTCCGTTGTGAGGGTGTGGCGGCCGTCCGCCGCCGACGCGACGATGCGCGAGCTGATCGACGGGGCGATGGATGCGGGGGCGCTCGTCCCGGAGGAGCACACCGTCCGCGGCCTCTACTACCGCCCCTTCCTCTCCTGGATCGCCGACGAGTTCGGCCTGGACGGCGAGGTCGTCGAGGGGGTGACCGCGCGCGAGCACTTCTCGGCGGTGGCGCCCGGCGTCGTGGCCATCGCGTCTGTCGCGCCCGAGATCCGCTACCCGGACCGGCCCAACGAGCGGGTCGGCGGCCACCTCGTGCTCGTGCACGGCTTCGACGGGGAGACCGTGTCGTTCCACAATCCGTCCGGCATCGGGCGGACGGCGGCGGACGCATCCCTGCCCGTCGATGAGTTCGAGCGCTTCTACGCCGGGCGCGGGATGCTCCTCCGCGACTGA
- a CDS encoding DUF6596 domain-containing protein, with amino-acid sequence MESARIVGALARYTGDFALAEDLAQEALAEALVSWAVDGVPAQPTGWLLTVGRRRAIDSFRRRAARDERYALLARDLEEELPGADALFAPDAIDDDVLALMFVSCHPVLSREARIALTLRVVGGLTSEEIARAFLVPVPTIQARITRAKKTIAAARVPFAIPEPDERAERLGSVLQVVYLVFSEGSFASTGQTWMRTDLADEARRLARVLVRLAPEPEVFGLLALMELTAARFPARMDARGEPILLEDQDRGLWDQAAILRGRAALAHAASAGRGLGAYGLQAAIAECHAVAPSVAETDWKRIVLLYEALGRLAPSPVIELNRAVAVAMSDGPAAGLALVDAMVARGDLAGSYLLPATRGELLTRLGRRDAAIAALEEAHAACPSPPERAALSRKLTALRAP; translated from the coding sequence ATGGAGTCAGCCCGCATCGTCGGCGCCCTCGCGCGCTACACCGGCGACTTCGCGCTGGCCGAAGACCTTGCCCAGGAGGCGCTTGCAGAGGCGCTCGTCTCCTGGGCGGTCGACGGCGTCCCCGCGCAGCCGACCGGCTGGCTGTTGACCGTCGGGCGGCGCCGGGCGATCGACTCGTTCCGCAGGAGGGCGGCCCGCGATGAGCGGTATGCGCTCCTCGCCCGCGACCTGGAGGAGGAGCTGCCGGGTGCCGACGCCCTGTTCGCTCCGGACGCCATCGACGACGACGTGCTCGCGCTCATGTTCGTCAGCTGCCACCCCGTCCTCTCCCGGGAGGCGCGGATCGCGCTGACGCTGCGGGTCGTCGGCGGCCTCACGAGCGAGGAGATAGCGCGGGCGTTCCTCGTGCCGGTTCCGACCATCCAGGCCAGAATCACCCGCGCGAAGAAGACCATCGCCGCCGCGCGCGTCCCGTTCGCGATCCCGGAACCCGACGAGCGCGCCGAACGCCTCGGCTCGGTGCTGCAGGTGGTCTATCTGGTGTTCTCGGAGGGCTCGTTCGCATCCACTGGCCAGACGTGGATGCGCACCGACCTCGCCGACGAGGCCAGGCGGCTGGCGCGGGTGCTGGTGCGCCTCGCCCCCGAGCCGGAGGTGTTCGGCCTGCTGGCGCTGATGGAGCTGACCGCCGCGCGCTTTCCGGCCAGGATGGATGCGCGGGGCGAGCCGATCCTGCTCGAAGACCAAGATAGGGGCCTGTGGGATCAGGCGGCGATCCTCCGTGGTCGCGCAGCTCTCGCGCACGCCGCATCCGCCGGTCGCGGACTCGGGGCGTACGGTCTGCAGGCCGCGATCGCCGAGTGTCACGCGGTGGCGCCGTCGGTGGCGGAGACCGACTGGAAACGCATCGTGCTGCTCTACGAGGCCCTCGGTCGGCTGGCCCCGTCGCCGGTCATCGAGCTGAACCGCGCGGTCGCGGTGGCCATGTCCGACGGCCCGGCAGCGGGCCTCGCTCTCGTCGACGCGATGGTCGCGCGCGGCGACCTCGCGGGCTCCTACCTGCTTCCGGCCACCAGAGGCGAGTTGCTGACGCGCCTCGGCCGACGGGATGCGGCCATCGCCGCCCTCGAAGAGGCGCACGCCGCCTGCCCATCACCCCCCGAGCGCGCCGCCCTCTCCCGCAAGCTCACCGCCCTCCGCGCCCCCTGA